One part of the Thermococcus litoralis DSM 5473 genome encodes these proteins:
- a CDS encoding Na(+)/H(+) antiporter subunit B, translating to MKMSLIVRTTTKLISPFLVAYSAYLMVYGHLSPGGGFQAGVILAVSIILLITSHGYNRVRKTFKFWEVQLIEGVSGEFLALLATVGVFSGGFFYNFLRGGELGSLISGGIIPLFNIGVALKVGAAFTFMFYILLRWVERD from the coding sequence ATGAAAATGAGCCTAATAGTGCGAACTACGACAAAGCTCATAAGCCCGTTTCTAGTGGCTTATTCCGCTTATCTAATGGTCTATGGTCATTTAAGCCCGGGAGGAGGATTCCAGGCGGGGGTTATATTAGCGGTCAGTATTATCCTTTTAATAACCTCTCACGGTTACAACAGGGTTAGAAAAACCTTCAAATTCTGGGAGGTTCAGCTCATCGAAGGGGTCTCGGGGGAATTTTTAGCCCTCCTAGCAACAGTGGGCGTATTCTCCGGTGGATTTTTCTACAACTTTTTGCGAGGAGGAGAGCTCGGCTCCCTTATAAGCGGTGGAATAATTCCCCTATTCAACATAGGCGTGGCATTAAAGGTTGGAGCGGCATTTACGTTCATGTTTTACATCCTGCTGAGGTGGGTAGAACGTGATTAA
- a CDS encoding MTH1187 family thiamine-binding protein — translation MAVAEICIFPLGTQTPSVGKYLEPVFEVIKESGLKYMTCPMGTVVEGDIDEILALIKKCHEAIFKTGAQRVVISVRIDDRVDKELTIESKLGV, via the coding sequence ATGGCGGTAGCTGAAATTTGTATTTTCCCTCTTGGTACGCAAACACCGAGTGTAGGGAAGTATTTGGAGCCAGTATTTGAAGTGATCAAAGAAAGCGGATTAAAGTACATGACGTGCCCAATGGGAACGGTTGTTGAAGGAGACATTGATGAAATACTCGCTCTCATTAAGAAGTGTCACGAAGCAATATTTAAAACTGGAGCTCAGAGAGTTGTGATAAGTGTAAGGATCGATGACAGAGTAGATAAAGAGCTTACAATAGAGAGCAAGCTGGGTGTATAA
- a CDS encoding single- stranded DNA-binding family protein codes for MPRLSTGFVRASGYANKVRKVLFALTRGKLNPEEVVRASAQLNQYLFDKLQEMGVKKEDVVRISIEFNIKNGEIEWYYDTLRIEVYKKEEEEKLAEAMREVEESEKALEIAIEELSKLSEKLRELSDEIAQTIERLKREHTSLKLEFEK; via the coding sequence ATGCCCAGACTCTCAACCGGATTTGTTAGGGCGAGTGGGTATGCAAACAAAGTTAGAAAAGTTCTCTTCGCCTTAACACGCGGTAAGCTTAACCCCGAGGAAGTTGTAAGAGCGTCAGCCCAGCTAAACCAATACCTCTTTGATAAGCTCCAAGAAATGGGCGTGAAAAAAGAAGACGTCGTAAGAATTTCGATAGAGTTCAACATCAAAAATGGAGAGATAGAGTGGTACTATGACACGCTGAGAATCGAGGTCTACAAGAAAGAGGAAGAGGAAAAGCTTGCGGAGGCTATGAGAGAGGTTGAAGAAAGCGAAAAAGCCCTAGAGATTGCGATAGAGGAGTTGAGCAAACTTTCGGAGAAACTAAGAGAACTCAGCGATGAAATTGCCCAAACTATCGAGAGGCTCAAAAGGGAGCATACATCCCTAAAACTCGAGTTCGAAAAGTAG
- a CDS encoding proton-conducting transporter transmembrane domain-containing protein has product MIPLIVAFPLIMAFLTSILPALRREKFSKYLFLIGMLSPWLILPQIINDIPSNEVVGNWSRISGIEVAVDTYNVPFIVAELILSAFVALYVWGYYPRKIENKAYVLILLLHSGLLGAFISRDLFNYYIYMEIASVASFALVGISKEKGARRAAFKYAVFSLLASYIFILGIGIIYLKTGYLNLALIKENLRMSREINAALALSFTSLLLKSGIFPLYFWLPDAHSKADAPVSALLSGLVVKAPAYGMILLTLTFPINSFVQKTLLALAFLSMFFGIVMAILQKNSERLLAYHTVSQMGYVLLGIALLNPLAAAYYALAHSLFKGGLFLSVGSLAEHYETRDLEKLSYRNNKILMLAIILLSLAIGGVSPFIGAFGKAMLIENLKGFLKYAFYAGGIGTLVSFTKLNYYLSKKGEKIEIPKRKEVISLSLGILTLFGGIYLYPHLSVLKDSISLAIAIFIFYLLRKLGVFEVSLRAFTPEQFKTLGKEINAYMLLFTAVLLLFLFNFL; this is encoded by the coding sequence ATGATTCCTCTTATCGTTGCGTTTCCACTTATTATGGCATTTTTAACCTCCATCCTTCCAGCCCTAAGGAGAGAAAAGTTCTCCAAGTATTTGTTCCTGATCGGCATGCTGTCCCCGTGGCTTATTCTACCCCAAATAATCAATGATATCCCTTCCAATGAAGTTGTCGGAAACTGGAGCAGAATCTCTGGCATTGAAGTTGCCGTAGATACTTATAACGTCCCCTTTATAGTGGCAGAGCTCATTCTCTCGGCTTTTGTTGCCCTCTATGTGTGGGGCTATTACCCAAGAAAAATTGAAAACAAGGCCTATGTACTCATCCTCCTTCTTCATTCGGGACTCCTAGGAGCTTTTATAAGCAGGGATCTCTTCAATTATTACATCTACATGGAGATAGCATCGGTAGCAAGCTTTGCCCTTGTGGGAATTTCAAAGGAGAAAGGAGCAAGAAGGGCGGCTTTCAAATACGCGGTCTTTTCCCTTCTGGCTTCATACATTTTCATCTTGGGGATAGGGATTATCTACCTGAAAACAGGCTACCTGAACCTAGCCCTTATAAAAGAAAACCTGAGAATGTCGAGAGAGATTAACGCAGCTTTAGCACTATCTTTTACATCTCTGCTCTTGAAGAGTGGCATCTTCCCTCTGTACTTCTGGCTTCCAGACGCTCATTCTAAGGCAGACGCTCCAGTAAGTGCCTTGCTTTCCGGCCTTGTAGTCAAAGCTCCTGCATACGGGATGATTCTTCTCACATTGACGTTCCCAATCAATAGTTTCGTGCAAAAAACATTGCTTGCTCTGGCGTTCCTTTCTATGTTTTTTGGCATAGTAATGGCAATCTTACAGAAAAACTCCGAGAGGCTTTTGGCGTATCACACTGTATCCCAGATGGGATATGTACTTCTCGGAATAGCCCTCTTAAATCCTTTGGCCGCAGCTTACTATGCCTTAGCTCATTCTCTCTTTAAGGGAGGCCTTTTCTTAAGTGTAGGAAGCTTAGCGGAGCACTATGAAACTCGGGATTTGGAAAAACTATCGTATAGGAATAATAAGATTTTAATGCTTGCAATCATTTTGCTGAGCCTTGCTATCGGAGGTGTTAGTCCCTTTATCGGAGCATTTGGGAAGGCTATGCTAATTGAGAACCTCAAGGGATTTCTGAAATATGCTTTTTATGCGGGAGGAATCGGCACTCTGGTGTCGTTTACAAAGCTTAACTATTATCTTTCGAAAAAAGGAGAAAAAATTGAAATTCCCAAGAGAAAAGAAGTGATTTCATTGTCTCTTGGGATCCTAACACTTTTCGGAGGCATCTACCTCTATCCGCATCTCAGCGTCCTCAAAGACTCAATCAGCCTCGCCATTGCCATCTTTATCTTTTACCTGCTCAGGAAGCTGGGAGTCTTTGAGGTATCCCTTAGGGCTTTTACACCGGAGCAATTCAAAACCCTGGGCAAAGAGATAAATGCCTATATGCTCCTCTTCACTGCTGTGTTGCTATTGTTTTTATTCAATTTCCTTTAG
- a CDS encoding TIGR00288 family NYN domain-containing protein, translated as MPSNWERIVSMTKEGVKSIAMMRKKIQRGKRIALLIDGPNILRKEFNVHLEDIVAALEELGNIRVAKVILNQYAPQGLIEAVANQGFEPIIVAGETGVKLAVEAMREIYNPNIDIIALATRNAEFLPIILKAKEKGKETAIIGIEPGFSAALKHAADYVIILERGEVDENSTVQNTEKRRKRA; from the coding sequence ATGCCTAGTAATTGGGAGAGGATAGTATCGATGACAAAAGAAGGAGTTAAGAGTATTGCAATGATGAGGAAGAAAATTCAGCGAGGAAAGAGGATTGCTCTCCTTATAGATGGGCCAAATATCCTTAGAAAGGAATTCAATGTGCACCTTGAGGATATTGTTGCAGCATTGGAAGAACTCGGCAATATAAGGGTAGCGAAAGTCATTCTGAACCAATATGCTCCTCAGGGGCTTATTGAAGCAGTTGCAAATCAAGGTTTTGAACCGATAATCGTTGCTGGAGAAACTGGAGTGAAACTTGCCGTCGAGGCTATGAGGGAAATATACAATCCAAACATTGATATTATTGCTTTGGCAACGAGAAATGCGGAGTTTCTTCCGATAATTTTGAAGGCAAAAGAAAAAGGAAAAGAAACCGCCATAATTGGAATTGAGCCTGGGTTTAGTGCCGCTTTAAAACATGCTGCGGATTACGTAATTATTCTTGAAAGGGGTGAGGTAGATGAGAACAGCACTGTTCAGAATACTGAAAAGAGAAGAAAGAGAGCCTAA
- a CDS encoding ParB/RepB/Spo0J family partition protein has protein sequence MIRLMTREEAFKRAERIKKENEVLYGVPFELEHKYLPLDVLIPTQWELSEKKLLVVLQEIAHGYDAPVIVLEHKGNYYILDGHHRAYARKKLGFSQIEAIILKPIKEIPTKIEESVKKVRLKSLDDIVIAKE, from the coding sequence GTGATTAGACTTATGACCAGAGAAGAGGCATTTAAAAGAGCAGAGAGGATAAAGAAAGAAAATGAAGTCCTTTATGGTGTACCGTTTGAACTAGAGCATAAGTATCTCCCCCTTGATGTTCTCATACCGACCCAATGGGAACTGAGTGAGAAAAAGCTGTTAGTAGTGCTTCAAGAGATAGCTCACGGTTACGATGCTCCCGTTATAGTTCTAGAGCACAAGGGAAACTATTATATCTTGGACGGTCACCACAGAGCTTACGCTAGGAAAAAGCTGGGCTTTTCACAAATTGAGGCAATAATCCTTAAACCCATCAAAGAAATCCCTACAAAAATCGAGGAATCCGTGAAAAAAGTAAGATTAAAAAGTCTTGATGATATCGTGATAGCTAAGGAGTAA
- a CDS encoding potassium channel family protein yields the protein MCEYIFENGEKCKTKSLARSKYCSLHIPFDEGELLYGEKIKEIKERAFKRKLERGVRYFEGVQLYEAKISNLTSEKPLVFKNSKIKTLIVENSNLKGLSIFNCEIERVILLASSLGTVWVKNSVFFGFNILDIKFENSISVKNSTVRYLMMNSVQYAERAISGEEEYGEKETIHGRIEFSDLKNVRRIGVNSRYPLLKELLEEHGINLSGISRKHVKAKIFLIKNVEFDPSPRFKRQVRVFIRNFDGVLQLENLEVPGHVEIRGGRLKVPEFVHTTIYNNLVFRGVVFYGDTTWNLTVLPNLLAELSVRGFVILEGCSFNNPTMEEFFYRLARITWEKSGDKEKADQYYYLEMLARRKQKMGRYIAYLPKLGIGIRFPRIPSGRIGTKIKHYIHLLEGLFEWFFADLTCKYGTDWKRPIVIWIFMVNLVFPTLFYFTRSVTSSGVPLKSFLDYEYFSVVTATTLGYGDLHPIGIGRVIASIEALFGMFMWAVFLTVFARKYMR from the coding sequence ATGTGCGAGTATATCTTTGAAAATGGTGAAAAATGCAAAACAAAGTCTTTAGCGCGTTCAAAGTACTGCTCACTCCATATTCCTTTTGATGAAGGTGAGTTGCTTTATGGAGAAAAAATAAAAGAAATTAAAGAGAGGGCCTTTAAGAGGAAACTGGAAAGGGGAGTTAGGTACTTTGAAGGTGTACAGCTGTATGAGGCTAAAATTTCTAACCTAACAAGTGAGAAGCCTCTCGTCTTTAAGAACTCGAAGATAAAGACGCTTATCGTTGAAAATTCCAACCTAAAAGGACTATCTATTTTCAACTGCGAGATTGAGAGGGTTATACTGCTGGCATCGTCTCTAGGAACAGTATGGGTAAAGAACTCTGTCTTTTTTGGGTTTAATATTCTTGATATCAAGTTTGAGAACTCAATTTCTGTGAAGAACAGCACGGTTCGATATTTGATGATGAATTCCGTTCAGTATGCGGAGCGAGCTATATCAGGTGAGGAAGAATATGGGGAAAAGGAAACAATTCACGGGAGAATAGAATTCTCAGACCTCAAAAACGTTAGAAGGATAGGGGTAAATTCTAGGTACCCCCTGCTTAAGGAACTTTTAGAGGAACATGGAATAAACCTATCTGGAATATCAAGGAAGCATGTAAAGGCAAAGATCTTTCTCATAAAAAATGTAGAATTTGATCCCAGTCCTAGGTTTAAGAGGCAGGTGAGGGTATTCATCAGAAACTTTGATGGGGTCCTTCAACTTGAAAACCTTGAAGTTCCGGGACACGTGGAGATAAGAGGTGGGAGGTTAAAAGTTCCTGAGTTTGTACACACCACAATTTACAATAATCTGGTCTTTAGGGGCGTTGTATTCTATGGAGATACAACATGGAACTTAACGGTACTTCCAAACCTTCTGGCAGAGTTGAGTGTGAGGGGGTTCGTGATTCTTGAAGGATGCAGCTTCAACAATCCAACAATGGAGGAATTTTTCTACCGCCTGGCAAGGATCACATGGGAAAAAAGCGGAGATAAAGAGAAGGCAGATCAATATTACTATTTGGAGATGCTCGCTAGAAGAAAGCAAAAGATGGGAAGGTACATTGCATACCTGCCCAAGCTTGGAATTGGGATAAGATTTCCTCGCATTCCCTCTGGTAGAATTGGAACCAAGATAAAACACTATATCCATCTTCTGGAAGGACTTTTTGAGTGGTTTTTTGCTGATTTGACGTGCAAATACGGAACAGATTGGAAAAGGCCAATTGTTATTTGGATATTTATGGTCAATCTAGTATTTCCGACTCTCTTTTATTTCACAAGAAGCGTCACAAGCTCTGGTGTGCCCCTGAAGAGCTTCCTTGACTACGAATATTTTAGTGTAGTGACGGCAACAACCCTTGGTTATGGAGATCTTCATCCAATAGGCATTGGGAGGGTAATTGCTTCAATTGAAGCCCTCTTTGGAATGTTCATGTGGGCTGTCTTCCTGACGGTCTTTGCAAGGAAATACATGAGATAA
- a CDS encoding ATP-NAD kinase family protein translates to MIVGLIVNPIAGMGGRVALKGTDGVVEEAIKRGAKPVALDFTKLFLNELSHYDVDVEFLTGPDGLGEDALKEFSFPYKVIKHREIKYREISGVKIPDTTKEDTKTLARLMKDNVDILLFAGGDGTARDIYEAIDKEKPILGIPTGVKMFSGVFATSPEDAAKLLVAFAKGNARLVEREILDLDENAYRHDEVKAKPYGKALTPYVETLVQGAKETIPLDEEEELDAIVEAIVEELEDGVYFLGAGSTIKKLKDMLGIDGTLLGVDIVEIKNGKAKLLVKDAQEKDLLEYLHRNPRIIVTVVGGLNFLFGRGNQQFSPEVLKHIPKENIIVVATPSKVKGAIRVYTGDREVDERLKGYIKVRISPWAERIVKVI, encoded by the coding sequence ATGATAGTAGGCTTGATAGTGAATCCAATAGCTGGAATGGGTGGTAGAGTTGCCCTTAAAGGTACTGATGGGGTTGTAGAGGAAGCCATAAAGCGAGGAGCAAAGCCTGTGGCGCTTGATTTTACAAAGCTTTTTTTGAATGAGCTTTCTCATTATGATGTCGATGTTGAATTTTTAACAGGGCCTGATGGACTAGGAGAGGATGCCCTTAAAGAGTTCAGCTTTCCCTATAAAGTTATTAAGCACAGAGAGATCAAATATAGAGAAATATCGGGAGTTAAAATTCCGGATACCACAAAGGAAGATACAAAAACACTCGCTAGGCTGATGAAGGACAATGTAGATATACTGCTCTTTGCAGGGGGGGATGGAACGGCAAGGGATATATATGAAGCAATAGACAAGGAAAAGCCCATTCTTGGAATTCCAACCGGAGTTAAGATGTTCTCAGGGGTTTTTGCCACCTCTCCAGAAGATGCTGCAAAACTTCTTGTTGCGTTCGCAAAAGGAAACGCAAGGCTTGTGGAGAGGGAAATTCTCGACCTCGATGAGAATGCGTACAGGCACGATGAAGTAAAAGCAAAGCCCTATGGAAAAGCCTTAACTCCCTATGTGGAGACCCTTGTACAGGGAGCAAAGGAGACTATCCCACTTGATGAAGAGGAAGAACTTGATGCTATAGTGGAGGCCATTGTAGAGGAGCTTGAGGATGGGGTTTACTTTCTGGGAGCTGGCTCAACGATAAAAAAGCTCAAAGACATGCTTGGAATAGACGGGACACTCTTAGGAGTGGATATAGTTGAGATAAAAAACGGGAAAGCGAAGCTCCTCGTGAAAGACGCCCAGGAAAAAGATTTGCTGGAATACCTCCATAGAAACCCAAGAATTATTGTGACTGTTGTAGGGGGTTTGAACTTTCTTTTTGGTAGGGGCAACCAGCAGTTCTCTCCGGAAGTTTTGAAGCATATACCAAAGGAAAATATTATTGTTGTGGCAACTCCTTCGAAAGTTAAAGGGGCGATTAGGGTTTATACTGGAGACAGGGAAGTTGATGAGAGGCTTAAAGGCTACATAAAGGTTAGAATCTCTCCTTGGGCGGAGAGAATTGTAAAAGTTATCTAA
- a CDS encoding Na+/H+ antiporter subunit E, whose protein sequence is MSRVPFYLKERLDEIRQRVLYETYEAQKLPKWEQVVLTWIALFSFWIVISGNARIENLFIGGIATLVISLFMYEMLTEDIRQTGHIVEKILYIGLFVIPQYLFIMAFRLIESNFKVAKHAILMDINPGIIKIKTDLHSNTGITILANSITLTPGTLTLDVDKKLGETYLYVHWIDVETLNREVAGEKIKGDIEAWLKKIFW, encoded by the coding sequence ATGAGCAGAGTCCCTTTCTACCTTAAGGAAAGGCTTGACGAGATAAGGCAGAGGGTATTGTACGAAACCTATGAAGCCCAAAAGCTCCCAAAATGGGAACAGGTAGTCCTTACCTGGATTGCACTCTTCTCCTTCTGGATAGTGATAAGTGGAAATGCACGGATAGAGAATTTATTCATCGGAGGGATAGCAACCCTGGTGATTTCTCTCTTCATGTATGAAATGCTCACCGAGGATATAAGGCAGACGGGTCATATTGTAGAGAAGATTCTTTATATAGGTCTCTTTGTTATTCCCCAGTACCTTTTTATCATGGCATTCCGGTTAATCGAAAGCAACTTTAAGGTAGCGAAACATGCTATATTAATGGACATAAACCCGGGAATAATAAAGATCAAGACCGACCTGCACTCAAATACTGGAATAACAATTTTAGCAAACTCCATAACCCTCACTCCCGGGACTTTAACCCTCGACGTCGACAAAAAACTCGGGGAAACTTATCTTTACGTGCATTGGATAGATGTTGAAACGCTCAACAGAGAGGTTGCGGGTGAAAAGATTAAGGGGGACATCGAAGCATGGTTGAAGAAAATCTTCTGGTGA
- a CDS encoding cation:proton antiporter subunit C has translation MINPELAGIIIILIGLYGLMTKENLIKIVLSINVVSIGLVLFFIGTGYVEGGDVPIMPREKVVDPLPATLMLTTLVVDVAITSLALALILKMRREEE, from the coding sequence GTGATTAATCCCGAACTTGCTGGAATCATAATAATCCTCATAGGACTCTATGGTCTCATGACAAAGGAAAACCTAATCAAGATAGTCCTATCCATAAACGTGGTCTCCATAGGGCTTGTCCTCTTCTTTATTGGAACTGGCTATGTAGAGGGTGGAGACGTTCCAATAATGCCCAGGGAAAAAGTCGTTGATCCTTTACCCGCTACCCTTATGCTGACCACTCTCGTTGTTGATGTTGCCATAACTTCCCTTGCGTTGGCATTAATCCTAAAGATGAGGAGGGAAGAAGAATGA
- a CDS encoding hydrogenase subunit MbhD domain-containing protein: protein MPGIILDVLLLTMILLSIAVVEEENLVSAVVKYAFLSLAFVLVLSLLKAPDVALSAIVVGAVVIGVFLFTIREVEK from the coding sequence ATGCCTGGGATAATCCTTGATGTACTTCTTTTGACCATGATCCTCCTATCCATCGCCGTGGTAGAGGAAGAGAACCTAGTTAGCGCAGTTGTTAAATACGCCTTTCTCAGCCTAGCCTTTGTTCTTGTGTTGAGCCTTTTAAAGGCCCCCGACGTTGCCCTTTCTGCCATTGTTGTAGGGGCAGTTGTCATAGGCGTGTTTCTCTTTACGATTCGGGAGGTGGAAAAGTGA
- a CDS encoding class I SAM-dependent methyltransferase — MEYFDKIAPRYDEWYKTKVGRYVDKTEKRLVFSMIKTKSGKALDLGCGTGNYTLELYKRGFEVVGVDVSEEMLKIARKKLPNVKFIRADAYSLPFEDNTFDLVLSITMFEFIHRPEKALGEIYRVLKPGGEAIIGTMNGRSLWFLFKRLKSLFVETAYRYARFYTPRELERLMKEVGFRDVESRGIIYFPSFFPFLGLAEKLDQKFSDKLKNFGAFIVVRGVKGD, encoded by the coding sequence GTGGAATACTTCGATAAAATCGCCCCCCGCTACGATGAGTGGTATAAGACTAAAGTCGGGCGCTATGTTGATAAAACGGAAAAAAGGTTAGTATTCTCTATGATAAAAACCAAAAGCGGAAAAGCCCTTGACCTTGGATGCGGAACTGGTAATTATACCTTGGAGCTCTATAAAAGAGGGTTTGAAGTTGTTGGAGTGGACGTAAGTGAAGAAATGCTAAAGATAGCAAGAAAAAAGCTCCCAAATGTTAAGTTCATTAGGGCAGATGCATATTCGTTGCCCTTTGAAGACAACACATTTGATTTAGTTTTGAGCATTACAATGTTTGAATTTATACATAGGCCCGAGAAAGCTCTTGGGGAAATTTATCGTGTTTTAAAACCTGGAGGAGAAGCGATCATCGGCACAATGAACGGTAGAAGTTTATGGTTTCTCTTCAAGCGCTTAAAAAGTCTTTTCGTGGAAACGGCATACCGCTATGCAAGATTTTATACACCAAGGGAGCTTGAAAGGCTAATGAAGGAGGTGGGTTTCAGAGATGTGGAGAGCAGAGGGATTATATACTTTCCTTCATTTTTCCCCTTTTTGGGGCTTGCTGAGAAGCTTGACCAAAAGTTCAGCGATAAGCTAAAGAACTTTGGGGCATTTATAGTGGTTAGGGGAGTTAAAGGTGATTAG
- a CDS encoding C2H2-type zinc finger protein, protein MAVLKAIKIKDRDGEIFFRCPRCGMVFRKSKDYIRHINKSHGHLFRKA, encoded by the coding sequence GTGGCGGTGCTTAAGGCAATAAAAATCAAGGACAGGGACGGGGAGATCTTTTTTAGATGTCCAAGATGCGGGATGGTCTTTAGAAAGAGCAAGGATTACATCAGGCATATAAACAAATCCCATGGGCATCTTTTTAGAAAGGCCTGA
- a CDS encoding monovalent cation/H+ antiporter complex subunit F gives MVEENLLVSPFGWGAVVLVITSLVLSYRVLFGPTLADRIVGINTITTKTVIILAIFGFIAKEYFFLDLAIVLLMVNAVGGLILAKYMEGAK, from the coding sequence ATGGTTGAAGAAAATCTTCTGGTGAGTCCTTTTGGATGGGGTGCAGTAGTGCTAGTGATTACCTCTCTGGTTTTATCGTATCGCGTACTGTTTGGCCCAACCTTAGCTGACAGAATAGTCGGCATAAACACCATAACAACAAAAACAGTTATTATACTAGCCATTTTCGGATTCATAGCAAAGGAGTACTTCTTCTTAGACCTTGCAATCGTTCTTCTCATGGTTAACGCTGTCGGAGGACTGATATTAGCAAAGTACATGGAGGGGGCAAAGTGA
- a CDS encoding TIGR00288 family NYN domain-containing protein — translation MRTALFRILKREEREPKEKEKREKVETPQKSIGLIIDGPNILRKEFGIKLENIKEALEKIGKIRVAKVVLNQYAPQGLIEAVVNQGFEPIIVAGDTDVRIAIEAMELIYNSDIEIIALATRDADFLPIINEAKRKGKETVVIGVEPGFSIALQNAADYVIKMEGKSYQSEGYEE, via the coding sequence ATGAGAACAGCACTGTTCAGAATACTGAAAAGAGAAGAAAGAGAGCCTAAGGAAAAAGAAAAGCGAGAAAAAGTTGAAACTCCCCAAAAGAGCATAGGGTTGATAATAGATGGCCCTAATATACTAAGAAAGGAATTTGGGATTAAGCTCGAAAATATTAAGGAGGCACTTGAGAAGATTGGGAAAATCAGAGTAGCTAAGGTTGTCTTAAATCAATACGCTCCTCAGGGACTTATTGAGGCAGTTGTTAACCAAGGATTTGAGCCCATAATAGTTGCCGGAGATACAGACGTGAGGATTGCCATTGAGGCGATGGAGCTGATATACAACAGTGATATAGAGATCATAGCCTTGGCTACGAGGGATGCGGACTTTCTCCCGATAATAAACGAGGCAAAGAGAAAAGGCAAGGAGACTGTAGTTATAGGAGTTGAACCTGGGTTTAGTATTGCACTTCAGAATGCAGCAGATTATGTGATAAAAATGGAGGGAAAAAGCTACCAGAGTGAAGGATACGAAGAATAG
- a CDS encoding adenylate kinase, whose amino-acid sequence MNILIFGPPGSGKSTHSRRIVGKYGLDYIASGDIIRAEINKGNALGLEMKKYIERGELLPDIVINTLVLSRLRRKRENFIIDGYPRTAEQVLALENFLYDHGIRIDLAIDIFISKEESITRISGRRICKNCGAVYHIKYNPPKIPGKCDICGGEVVQREDDKPEIVSRRYDIYINNMEPIIKFYKGQGVYVQINGHGGIEEVWERIRPLLDYIWNRERKREEFR is encoded by the coding sequence ATGAACATTCTGATTTTTGGGCCTCCGGGTTCTGGAAAGTCGACACATTCGAGGAGAATCGTTGGGAAATACGGCCTCGATTACATAGCCTCCGGTGATATAATCCGGGCAGAGATAAACAAAGGAAACGCCCTTGGCTTGGAGATGAAGAAATACATAGAAAGGGGCGAGCTTTTGCCTGATATCGTTATAAACACCCTCGTGCTTTCAAGATTGAGGAGAAAGAGGGAAAACTTCATCATTGACGGCTACCCAAGAACGGCTGAGCAAGTATTAGCCCTTGAGAACTTCCTCTACGATCACGGCATTAGGATAGACCTAGCGATAGACATTTTCATCTCAAAGGAGGAAAGCATAACGAGAATCTCCGGGAGGAGGATATGCAAAAACTGTGGGGCTGTGTACCATATAAAATACAACCCACCAAAAATCCCTGGAAAATGCGATATTTGTGGAGGTGAGGTTGTTCAGAGAGAGGACGACAAGCCGGAGATCGTTTCTAGGAGGTACGACATTTATATCAACAACATGGAGCCCATCATTAAATTTTACAAGGGACAAGGAGTTTACGTGCAGATAAACGGACATGGGGGAATTGAGGAGGTTTGGGAGAGGATAAGGCCTCTCTTAGACTACATATGGAATAGGGAAAGAAAGAGAGAAGAATTCCGGTGA
- the mnhG gene encoding monovalent cation/H(+) antiporter subunit G, protein MIEYLLLLLGESIMIFGTLGILRFPDVYTRLHAATKCDTGGAMNILIALAIASEASLLIKLKFLVLAFLIALINPMVSHAIARGAYKYGIKPKVVVDMYAWDNP, encoded by the coding sequence GTGATAGAATACCTCCTTCTTCTCCTTGGAGAGTCCATAATGATATTCGGAACTCTCGGGATACTCCGCTTTCCCGATGTGTATACTCGTCTTCATGCGGCAACAAAGTGCGACACCGGCGGAGCAATGAACATTCTCATAGCCTTAGCAATTGCTTCAGAGGCTTCCCTGCTGATTAAGCTAAAATTTCTCGTGCTGGCGTTTTTAATAGCCCTAATAAACCCCATGGTCTCCCATGCAATAGCGAGAGGAGCCTATAAGTATGGAATAAAACCAAAAGTTGTGGTGGATATGTATGCCTGGGATAATCCTTGA